A region from the Mya arenaria isolate MELC-2E11 chromosome 2, ASM2691426v1 genome encodes:
- the LOC128205140 gene encoding uncharacterized protein LOC128205140 produces MMFDMSTVQHKVYVFLKILRKSNIKLIVDDRFRPFHIKTAMLFTIETYPPEIWREENLVQCVIYCLTTLHRWLKIKYCPHYTIYGVNLFTGKLFKHEQNKLHSMIAEIMNSNFQHMFSIEMDNLGRRITSVCCLENTQDLNSRSELNKVQVMTLFGWYVSYACKYIDLILIGDQVNVEQKINAYLETLVSKLDNYKELEPEFTSLIIPQLCGRLACIQASKCIYRNQPITQNIIHLFRLSFDFDLLSNRLKFASMLYCSWQYEAATNWLTCCEGLLGPKVWQFCSCKGRNLTGPCKEFMEKAINTSFKDMLQKYTGIDVLFTNQEINCVPQHLRYEMFRTIVGEDRQQRLPAIDHEWMDNIVIDCIPFLHYLQYLTHRQLNQHQSKLEALNNLHFYISSSEGYDHIDTVWNMLGHCWELENRLDLAWICYTQSLEIYPRNNSANWHVHVARMVHNQLNG; encoded by the coding sequence ATGATGTTTGACATGAGTACAGTGCAGCATAAAGTTTATGTATTCCTTAAGATTCTTAGAAAATCAAACATAAAACTGATTGTCGATGACCGTTTCAGGCCATTCCACATTAAGACTGCAATGTTGTTTACCATCGAGACATATCCGCCAGAGATATGGAGGGAGGAAAACCTTGTTCAGTGTGTCATCTATTGTCTGACCACACTTCACAGATGGCTGAAGATCAAGTACTGTCCACACTACACAATATATGGGGTGAATCTGTTCACTGGAAAACTGTTCAAACATGAACAGAACAAACTGCATTCCATGATAGCAGAAATCATGAACAGTAACTTCCAGCAcatgttttcaattgaaatggACAACCTTGGAAGAAGAATAACTTCTGTTTGTTGTTTAGAGAATACACAAGATCTTAACTCTAGATCTGAGTTGAACAAAGTCCAAGTAATGACTTTGTTTGGTTGGTATGTATCATATGCCTGTAAGTATATTGATTTGATACTTATTGGTGACCAGGTTAATGTAGAACAAAAGATAAATGCATACCTAGAAACACTGGTATCTAAACTTGATAATTATAAAGAATTAGAACCTGAATTCACTTCTTTGATAATACCACAGTTGTGTGGCAGACTTGCCTGCATCCAAGCCTCAAAGTGTATCTACCGGAACCAACCTATCACACAGAATATTATCCACCTATTCAGACTGTCCTTTGACTTTGACCTGCTGTCCAACAGACTGAAGTTTGCCTCAATGTTGTACTGCAGTTGGCAGTATGAGGCAGCAACAAACTGGCTGACCTGCTGTGAGGGCCTACTTGGACCTAAAGTGTGGCAATTTTGTTCATGTAAGGGAAGAAATCTAACCGGTCCATGCAAAGAGTTCATGGAAAAGGCAATCAACACATCATTCAAAGACATGCTACAAAAGTATACTGGCATTGATGTCCTGTTCACAAATCAAGAAATAAATTGTGTTCCACAACATCTGAGGTATGAAATGTTCAGAACAATTGTAGGTGAAGACAGGCAACAAAGACTTCCAGCAATAGACCATGAATGGATGGACAATATAGTGATTGACTGTATCCCATTTCTCCACTACCTCCAATACCTCACACACAGACAACTGAACCAACATCAGAGTAAACTCGAGGCACTCAACAATCTTCATTTCTACATATCTTCAAGTGAAGGTTATGACCACATAGATACAGTCTGGAATATGCTGGGCCACTGCTGGGAACTGGAGAACAGGCTGGATCTGGCCTGGATCTGCTACACACAATCACTGGAGATCTACCCCAGAAACAATTCTGCAAACTggcatgtacatgtagctaGAATGGTCCACAATCAGTTAAATGGTTGA